From a region of the Sesamum indicum cultivar Zhongzhi No. 13 linkage group LG3, S_indicum_v1.0, whole genome shotgun sequence genome:
- the LOC105158812 gene encoding UDP-glycosyltransferase 74E2-like translates to METEVATARRPHVLVVPYPAQGHINPALEFAKYLASKGVRITFITTKAVTKSAKSSLCGLLTIVDVSDGSEDVKDPESIEGYFKRFKAVFSKNLARFIDEQRDAAQVIVYDSTMPWVLDIAHERGLRGASFFTQSCAVSAVFYHLKQETLRFPYEDSVVSLPSLPALGTKDLPSFLEFTDPKQTIPTVMADQFSNLEKVDWIFLNTFDKLENQVVEWMASRYPIKTVGPTFSLLQMDKKLSNSKNHTINLLEPACTEWLDSRETGSVVYVSFGSIASLGKKQMEEVAWGLMTSNCYFLWVVRPLEVDKLPDDFTSLASEKGLIVGWCKQPEVLAHRAIACFLTHCGWNSTLEALSCGVPLIAMPQWVDQQMNSKFIEDVWGVGVRVKRGEDGIVGREEIAMCIKEVTEEDRGMELKRNACMWKDLVNEAVEKGGTSANNIEDFVSKLMCISG, encoded by the exons ATGGAAACAGAAGTGGCTACAGCTAGAAGGCCTCATGTTCTTGTCGTCCCGTACCCTGCACAAGGCCACATTAATCCTGCACTAGAGTTTGCTAAGTATCTAGCCTCAAAGGGTGTTCGAATTACGTTTATCACGACTAAAGCTGTGACCAAGTCTGCGAAATCTTCGCTTTGCGGCTTACTTACCATAGTCGATGTTTCGGATGGTTCAGAAGACGTGAAGGATCCTGAGAGCATAGAAGGCTACTTCAAGCGCTTCAAGGCCGTGTTTTCAAAGAACTTGGCAAGATTCATCGATGAACAGAGGGATGCTGCTCAAGTTATTGTGTATGATTCTACCATGCCATGGGTTCTGGACATAGCCCATGAGCGAGGCTTACGTGGAGCGTCGTTTTTCACTCAGTCTTGTGCTGTCTCTGCTGTCTTCTACCATTTGAAGCAAGAGACACTAAGATTTCCTTATGAAGATTCTGTAGTATCGTTGCCTTCGCTGCCTGCTCTTGGGACGAAAGATTTGCCTTCTTTTCTTGAGTTTACGGATCCTAAGCAAACTATTCCAACAGTTATGGCTGATCAGTTCTCGAATCTTGAGAAAGTGGATTGGATCTTTCTCAACACATTCGACAAGCTGGAAAATCAG gTAGTCGAGTGGATGGCAAGTCGATATCCGATCAAGACAGTTGGACCGACGTTTTCGTTATTGCAGATGGACAAGAAACTTTCCAACAGCAAGAATCATACAATCAACTTGCTTGAGCCCGCCTGCACAGAATGGCTAGACTCAAGGGAAACCGGCTCTGTTGTTTACGTATCTTTTGGAAGCATAGCATCTCTGGGGAAAAAACAAATGGAGGAAGTAGCATGGGGACTAATGACGAGCAACTGCTACTTTCTGTGGGTAGTAAGACCTTTGGAAGTGGATAAGCTCCCCGATGATTTCACTTCATTGGCCTCAGAAAAAGGCCTAATTGTCGGCTGGTGCAAGCAACCGGAAGTCCTGGCTCATCGTGCCATTGCATGTTTCCTAACTCATTGTGGGTGGAATTCCACGCTTGAAGCATTGAGCTGTGGGGTGCCGCTTATAGCCATGCCTCAGTGGGTAGACCAGCAGATGAATTCCAAATTTATTGAGGACGTTTGGGGAGTTGGGGTGAGAGTTAAACGTGGTGAAGACGGGATTGTTGGTAGAGAAGAAATTGCAATGTGCATAAAAGAGGTTACTGAAGAGGATAGAGGAATGGAACTCAAGAGAAATGCATGTATGTGGAAGGATTTGGTCAATGAAGCAGTGGAAAAAGGTGGTACTTCTGCTAACAACATTGAGGATTTTGTTTCAAAACTTATGTGCATTTCTGGATAA